The Rattus rattus isolate New Zealand chromosome 1, Rrattus_CSIRO_v1, whole genome shotgun sequence genome includes a region encoding these proteins:
- the Rpl11 gene encoding 60S ribosomal protein L11, translating into MAQDQGEKENPMRELRIRKLCLNICVGESGDRLTRAAKVLEQLTGQTPVFSKARYTVRSFGIRRNEKIAVHCTVRGAKAEEILEKGLKVREYELRKNNFSDTGNFGFGIQEHIDLGIKYDPSIGIYGLDFYVVLGRPGFSIADKKRRTGCIGAKHRISKEEAMRWFQQKYDGIILPGK; encoded by the exons ATGGCG CAAGATCAGGGTGAAAAGGAGAACCCCATGCGGGAACTTCGTATCCGCAAGCTCTGCCTCAATATCTGCGTGGGGGAGAGTGGAGACAGACTGACCCGAGCAGCCAAGGTGTTGGAGCAGCTCACAGGCCAGACCCCTGTGTTTTCCAAAG CTAGATACACCGTCAGGTCCTTTGGCATCCGGAGAAATGAGAAAATCGCTGTTCACTGCACTGTCCGTGGAGCCAAGGCAGAGGAGATTCTGGAGAAAGGCCTGAAG GTGCGAGAGTACGAATTACGGAAGAATAACTTCTCAGATACCGGCAACTTTGGCTTTGGGATTCAGGAACACATTGACCTGGGCATCAAATATGACCCAAGCATTGGCATCTATGGCCTGGATTTCTATGTG GTGCTGGGTAGGCCAGGTTTCAGCATCGCAGACAAGAAGCGCAGAACAGGCTGCATTGGGGCCAAACACAGAATCAGCAAAGAGGAGGCCATGCGCTGGTTCCAGCAGAAG taTGATGGCATCATCCTTCCTGGCAAATAA